CTGGCTGATGGTTGGGATAAGCAGACGGTAAGGTGATTATACGAGAACGCATAGAAGATTTTAACTTCCCTCCGGATGAGGTTTAGAGCCTTGTTGTTAATTGAAATTATACTTAGCTcaagttttttatatacCAACTTAAATTAGCGGCGTGTTTTCCACAGGAAATTGTagaattcttttgtttacatgaCAGACACTACAGATTCCTCTTATGCGCTCTTATATGCCGCGAATCCTTATTATATTATCGTATAGAGTTACATATAAGTAGAGTGAAGAACCACATCTTTACAAAACATCAAGTGGATTCAGTATCATGTTTGGTTTTAATAATAACACGGCAGCAAAAACGTTTCGTATTCGCAAGCCAGAGACTGGCACAAAACATTACCAGCTGCGCCAGTATGCGGAAGCGACTTTGGGATCAGGATCCCTAATGGAAGCAGTGAAGCTGCCAAAAGGAGAAGACGTGAATGAATGGATTGCCATGAACAGTAAGTTAACATAAGCTGTTGGGAAACGTACAGTGATGTTCGATACCATGATGGGGAGTGACTGGGCTAACTATTCAGCGATGGACTTCTATACCCAAATAAATATGCTTTATGGAACAATTACCGAGTTTTGTACAGAGAAAACGTGTCCCCAAATGAACGCAGGACCCAATTTTGAGTACTACTGGCAAGATGAGAAGGTATACGTGAAACCAACGAAAATGAATGCCCCGGATTATATTAATACACTCTTGGAATGGGCACAAGAAAAGCTAGATAATAAGCGATTGTTTCCAACGGAAATCGGTGTTGAATTTCCACGCgagtttaaaaaaatcgTCCAGCAAGTCTTTCGACGACTTTTCCGAATCTACGCACATATTTATTGCTCTCATTTTCATGTTATGGTCGCTCTAGAATTGGAAAGCTATTTAAATACTTCATTTAAGCATTTTGTGTTTTTCTGCAAAGAATTCAAGTATGGattgcttttgcttcctCATTCACTAACTGATTTTAGCCTTTTGGATGGCAAGGAATATGCCCCAATGGAAGATCTAGTAGAAAGCATGGTTTAGATGCATTCGTTCATAAAGAGCGTTTCTTACTTTTGACGAGCGAACCTCTAAACTTTTTTACTCATCACCTCTTGTTCATCAAGCGTTCCATATGCCTTACCGCTCgtcaatttttattttcatgaATTTCATGAGCCCGGATCTGATATTATGACACTAAAAACTCAAATTGTCTTCCTCTGGcatctttttcaatcgTTTCATACATACATGCTCTTTGTTGACTAACGCACTTTTTTGCCCCTCGGTATTTTCTTAACCAGCTGGCATTACGAACATATACAATTCAGTATGTCTTATTTCTTCGTGTAAAAAAGCCTTCTTGTTCTGCGTATAAACTATCGCTatattgtttcttttcaaagtattGATAAAGAAACATGGCTGACCGTCGAAAAGCAACGATTCACTTAGGTAAGTATTGCTGGGATGCGACAAGAGCTGTTTaacaaatcctttttcattgACGAAGATGTGAGTTGTTCTTGTATTCtttgcaaaacaaaaaaactcAGCTGGTTTGCTAACGTTCATACGTTTAGGCAATCTTGCTCCAGGTGTAACAGAAAATGTCCTCTACAACGCTTTTATACCATTTGGTGAAATTATAACGGTCGCACTGcataacaaagaaaaaggtacGTAGGAGACAGATGGATATTGAAACAACGCTAATACATTTTAGCGGATCGCTGCTTTGCATTTTTAGAGTTTGAAAGTTCTGAGGATGCAAAAGAGGCTATAGCCAACATGAACTATTCCGTTTTGTATGACCGTGTGATTCGAGTTTCACCAGCAAATTTCGCATTATCTACCGAAGAAACCCCCGTTCCTGACTCAGGTATGATTATAccttttttggtttctagTATTTTCCTCAACTGACCATTTTACTAGCTATGATTACTTCCTCGGGTACGCCTCCATCCGTTTCAAACTCTTAGATTCATTCTACGCATTCCCTAAATCTGAATATGTCATGTTCCTCCTCCATTTTGTTCAACTCGAACGGGATGAAACCAAGTATATAGTCTTCACACGTCTCTAGGATTCAATTTACgtatttaataaatactTTCTTTACTTAAACAACATAAATGGCTTAATATATCTcccttttatttacttatcCTTTTCTGAATCCCGCTTTAGCAAATAAACCCATACCGTTGCTAATCCATATTGCGCAGGTTTTGGTACTTCGTTATTTGTTAGGGTAGGGTTTGATTTGTGACTGCTCGCAAGATGTTATATATACGCTGTCTTGGGCTTCACCGTTCCCCATCTTTGTGCACGGGTATTACGCTTATCAGTGAGGAGCTTTTCCTAGATGGCGTTATTGCTAGTTGAAAACTATAACCCTGACCGCTCCAACTCGTCGTGAGACGTTTTGGGAATATTTGGAAACCAATTCTTTGCTATAATTCATATGTCCAAGATGTGTGATTTTCGCAGTTGTTGGTTCGTGCTTATTGTCTTGATTTTGTAATGTATACTGTGCTTGCGTGTTGTGAGTGGTGAATTAAGTCTTTGTTATTCGTATTATCAATTGAACATTGTAGTAACTCGTAAACTCTTAGCTGCTAACAATattcgtttgttttctaaaatTATGGGGATTCATTGACTTGTAGAATTGAAGTAAGAGATAGAAATTTACCGATTTCAGTCCAGGAATAGttcattaaataaattaggAATGATTTAGTGGTGTTGTTTTGGGATCCAGTGCTTGAGCAAAGTCAGCAATAATATCATCGATGTGTTCTATGCCAACAGAAACACGAATGAGGTCTTTTGTGACACCAGCGCTTAGCTGTTCAGAGTCAGTTAATTGCAAATGCGTGGTATAGGCTGGTGCAATGACTAACGTCTTGGCATCTCCAACATTGGCAAGTTGACTAGCAAGTTGTAAAGAGTCCACAACTTTGCGACTCTGGTCAGGGCCTCCCTTAACACCAAAGCTAAGGACAGCACCGTAACCGTGCTTCAAATACTTTTTGGCAAGGTTGTGTGAAGGATGTGAAGGTAAGCCAGGGTAGGAAACCCACTGAACGTGTGGATGGTTGTCCAAATAGTTTGCAAGGGCAAAAGCGTTTTGGACGTGGCGCTCCATGCGCAAAGAAAGAGTCTCGAGTCCCtgaattaaaagaaaagccgCAAATGGGCTAGCATTACCACCAACATCCCGAAGAGCTTGAGTTCGGACAGCATACGCGTAGGCTGCGTTTCCAAAAGATTCAACAAAGCGTAATCCATGGTAACCAGGATGAGGTTCTGTTAGTTCAGGGAACCGTTTCGCATGCTTCCGCCAGTCAAATTTGCCGCTATCGACGATGACGCCTCCCATCGTTGTGCCATGGCCGCCAATCCACTTGGTAGCCGAATGAAGAATAATGTCTGCTCCATGGTCGATAGGACGAATCAGGTATCCACCACCGCCGAAAGTGTTGTCGACTACAAGAGGAACACCGCCAGCATGTGCAATCTTGGCAATACGTTCAAAGTCCGGAATATTGTACATGGGGTTGCCAATGGACTCGACATAAATGGCTTTTGTGTTCTCATCGATTTGCGCCGCCAGTTTCTCGACATCATCGCCCTCAATTATTCTTGTAGTAATGCCAATGCGTGGTAAAGTAACTTTGAACAAGTTGTAGGTCCCTCCGTAAAGGTAAGACGTGGAAACAATATTGTCACCACTTTTGGCCAAGGTTGTCAAAGCCATATAAGCGGCTGAGGTACCGGAACTCGTACACAACGCTGCGACACCATGCTCTAAAGCAGCAATTCGCTTCTCAAACACATCACAGGTAGGATTCATCATTCGGGAGTAAATGTATCCCGGCTCTTGTAATCCAAATAAACGACCACCATGTTCACAGTCACGGAACACATAGGATGATGTTGCATAAATAGGAACGGCACGGGATGTTGTCGTACTATCTGGTTCTTGGCCTGCATGCAATTGAAGAGTTTCGAAATGATCACTGTCGAATGCCATTCTAGTATTCTtcagcaaaaacaaaaaacaaaacgaaaataagaaagaaagaatggaaatttGTAAAGTCTATGTCTACTTTATGTAagtatttttaaatttcaatttactaaaaaaaagtgtcAAACCCTTCGACAAAAGTatttaaaactttttccAACGGCCATAAAACTTTCCAATTTATAggaaaaatttattgactcattttcttcatcaatttcaacATTTTGTCCTTCTTTGGCGTGATATCAGCAACAAATCTATGAACGAGCTACTGTTGTGATCAAAGGACAACATTACAGTCCATACGGGCATTGCTTCCCTGGTCTCctctttaaatttttttcgctCGATGAATGCTGCTGATTTTACAAAGTGTCTATGTGACCCAAAACCGTCTTGGAAGAGAAATTGACTATCAAATATAACAAAAGGTATTTTCCAACTCTTTCTTGGTGGCTTTCAAGAATTTGTTGTTTACGGTCTGTTCTGTTAGCATTGTGAAAGTACGACTTGAAATGAATCAACTATCACAGCATATGGATCCAGCCGATACTATAAGGTCAATTGAAAGATGGAATTTTTAGTCGCCAACATGGGAAAAAGCGGAATCTGCTTCATTTTTAACTCCATTCTATTAGTACCGTTTTCATCGTTGCCTTTAATGTCTCGTATTGATcatgttttccaaaaaaacatcCGTAAAGGTAGAATGAAGATTCTACTTGTATACACTTGTTTGTTCATTCTTACGACAGATATATTTTCAACATTCTATTCACCACAGTATCCAGTGCTACTAGAACATTACAAGACTAAAGAAGAGACATATTACAAATGGTATGCAAACTAAAGGTGAAGGGGAATTTTAGAAATGTGATTATCCTTTCGGAGATGATTTCAGGAAGGAAGATGGAGAAGGAATAAATTCTATTTCTGGCAATATTCAGTTTAATTATTACAGTTTATGGAAGATGTGTAATAACACCAGTAAGTACTCTCATTGATGTTTGAATATGTAAGTAATAATTAAGAGGTGTTGTTCTATACGTGATCAAAATGACAATGACTAATGCGTAAATAACAATGCtatgaaaggaaaagtgAAACGAATTAAAAGATTCACAAAAGAGAGAACGGaaagcaaataaacaatgacACATACAATCTGTCCTTGCTTGCTGCGTGCTATCCTTTTGGTACAAATATAAAAGCTTGAAGGCTTGCGTTTAGCACCACTATTCCCATAGATGGCGcgaaattaaaaagtaGTAAACCAGGTTCGGAgagaataagaaaaaaaggacaGAAACCTTAAACTTCACTTCTCTGCTCAGCAAGAGGTTGAAGTTTGATCTCTTCGTTTTCAGGTACTTCCTCTCTCTCATTTATTTGTTCTAAATAGGTTAATGAGATGctatgaaagaaaaaactacAAAACGTACATACCTGAAGTATGAGTCAAAAAGTTTCCTAAATAGCATAAGCCTTTTCCTATGCCTTTTCCTAAGCCGCTTACGCCTGTTTCTATGCCACTTACTAAATCAACGAAGATGAAGCCCATGCTTTTTATGCGTGCTTGGTTTTGCTAGGACAGTTAGAATAATTCGCAGATATATGACATACTCgtcaaaacaagaaataagGCTATGCCAATGACACAAATAAACCGgtaacaaaaagaattcataTTGTCAAACCCTATTAACTTTTTTATGTAATAGTATAAGACAAAACCGAGAACAATGAGTGTACCCAAAGAGAATGCTGCGATACACATATTGCACACAAGCTTTATGATTGCTCTTCCAGCTTGAGTGAACCATCCCGGATAGGTTATGAACGTCACAATTTATAAGTCAGTAGTTCAGAATTAAGGCATCGTTGACTTACCAATTGCAATGGATTCAATAGAACTGCCAGCAAGCCcattaaaaaaactttCGTATGCACAGAAACGTTGTAACCAAAAATTACggcaagaaaaaaatattgttaATAATAGCTAGAGTAGCCGCTATGCCTCTGATAATGTGGTTCCAAAACTTTTGAGTCTCAGAAGGATCCGAGCTAGTATTATTAGCGGATTCTTGAGCGGATCCATCAGCCATTTCCAAATTAATGGATTTATACGAATCTAGTGGATGTATTTgaagcaattcttttcgttgTATGCAAGAAGGATAAAGGTGTTAACCATGTTTGTTGACAGAGAACGGGAGCCAACCTTAAGCAAAGTGAAACAATTGACCTTTTCTGTTACATCTTACCTGAGTACGGAGGATGTGTGCCATCTGTAGGGGACTGACTACCtgacttttcatcattgagcgtTTTAAGGGAGGCTTCCGAACTCGAAACAGGAGTATAActattcttcatctttacaaaggcaaaccaaaaaacaaaaaaaggatggaGATTTACAGTCTAGGCAAAAATAACTAGAATCACCAAAGAAAGTCAGTAGAAACTGACTCCAGTTTTTGAGAAACAGCcgaaaggaattgaaagctcctttaaaataaaagcatgTTCTAAAACAAACTCCCGTTACAAAAGATGTCTGCTTGAAAAAGTCTTGGTAGTAACTTTCTACATGTCTCATTCATAAAACAGTGACATTATGTCAGTGCCCTGGTTACAATTATTCAATGGTAGTATAGCATTTCTTTAGCCTTATATGTATTCTTCTAAAAGACTGTAAGAATATATTCGAAAACGAACTCGTTTAATTATATTACTAAACACAATATTACtaaacgtaaacaaaccctGAAAAGGCAACTTCGGAATATAAATGCAGCAAATCTTTAATCAGATATTAATGATAGGTAGCAGCTTAGTTGTACTGGGAAAGTTCTATTAAGTTCGAATCAGGATCTCAAAGATAGATGGACTCAATGAGTCCCTTAGCACCTGTACGCTGAACAAGTCCTACTTCAATAGGCAAGTGACGACGGCGTAATGTTTCAATGACAGTTTGTAATGGAATGCTACAAATAAAGCAAACGTCCGCGCTCCCAGGTGTTGGCAAACTAGCACGAGGCAAAATTGGAGATGCTTCCGCAACGTGAAGATTTATCTTTTGATCTCCAAACGTTAAGGCTGTGCGCCCATCCCCAAAAGATTCCATACCCATTCCTAACCCTTTTCCATAAAAATCTAAAGTTCTTTCGAGGTTTCGAACTGTCAGTACAAAATGATCCACTCGATCAATCATAGTAGTTGAATCGTAAGCTCAAACGATTTTAGCGAATTTGTGATGATGCAGGTTTAGACatgctttttccaagtaGGATTTTTCCTAATGGCCGTTTGCGCAACCTGTCCTCGCTTCTTATGACTTTTTTACTGTATCCGAGTAGGACTAATTATaaatgcaaaaacaaagaattcatgtaaagtttcttcttgttcttgtGGATATAATACCGGAGGTTTTGTATGCTCAAGTTTACAACGGGATTAGCAAACGTACTTTGTGGAAACGACCTGGAAGGATACTGTATTGATGGGAACCGAATATGAGAAAGTTGTCCAGTATATAATTTTGCTCAAATGAGCAGAAGAACGTTTCTCTCTTTAAAACTCTTTGCTTGTTCTATAATCAGTGTTGACACCTCTGAAacattttcgttttcactAAGTATCTCGAGCCGTCTAATCAATAAAAACTTGATGAATAATAGTTTCGTGGTCATATTCTCTCTATCGTTTCATGCTATGGCCGCCATAGAAAGTACCTCTGAGAGGATCCCAGTTCTCTGGGAACGGCctaaatagaaaatagcTATACCTCTGAAATATCACAACTGAAAATTAGAAATGCTTATCTTATAACTCGAATTGCCAGATCTGTTAAttgtctttttccaaatttgcCATTGCAATGCAACTAAACATCGAAGAGGTTATCAATGTCCTTTGACTGAGCTtagaaaattttttatgaccttttttcttcatcggCGACTTTGCTTGCACTAATTTTGGCAACGTTAACATGTCCTAGCAAAACCGGGGATCATTCTGACTTGCTGTATTGCTGAACAGAAGACTTGATTATATCTATAATATGGTATAGCGACAAAgcgaaagaaagaatatcTTCATATAAAATTAGCAAAAAGGGATGAGGTATCCTATACCTGATCAGAGCGAGACAAATGtcctttttggtttagCTAGTCCTTCTTAGTCCTTAACTAAGTCCCTTAAGGTGCACGATTTCGCAAGCgatgttttcttcttctttggtaCTCACTGCTTACATTGGTGAAAGCAAATCTCCAAGGTAATGCTACAcattttggatttcctTGGGATTCTTCTCATATCAATTACTTCAGTTTTCAATTCGAGTTGACTGCACTTGGGTGAATGCCAGTGAGGAACTTCCGATATCCAATACTATTCAAAGTTTTGCAAGATCAGGTGGAGGAATAGCCATCGCTTATTTTCATGCCGAAGAATGCGCATCAGTAATTGATAATGGCTATTCAATGAAGAACGTTTTCCCAAGAGCTTATCGGGTGTGCAGTCAATGTATGAAAAATCAAGGCTCTTGTTCTATCTTAAATTACATTTTTCCCGACCAAAGGGATATCTTTATTAATCcatattcttcaaatgGTACTTTTTTCGGCAGCTTTACCTTTTAATCTAGCTTTCTCATCGTTGCCGAATCAATTGAGAAATCAAGATACGAAGTGTAAATGCCCTTATTGTGCTAGATGAGGTATTAAGCAAAATATAAAGGCTTAGTAAAAAATGGTATTACTTTGAAGACACTCATTGTTGTTCATGATTATTCGTGAACTAAATACAACCTCGCATTCTTATTGATGATACCCAATTACCGATTGTTGAGAGAGTCGTATAAATGAACATACATAAAAATATGAACGATCCATTCCAACAATATAGCTTCTGATTTTTTCTCTACGCAAGGAATTCTGAGATGATTAAAGCTTGATGTCTGTTGAAAATTAATCAATGACGACCAACAGGAAGGCGAACTATTTTTGGCAGATTAAGTAAAAACGTTCTATTCGAGAAATGTGGCTACAATAATGATCATTCctttcaaattcaagaaacATATAAACAGTTGCGAAATCGAATCTTGTCACTCAAAAGACGTTACTTTAATTTACGATAAGTTAGACTTAAACGAAAGCTTGATTAATTGCGTCGGCCATTCGCATATATTCGTCAAGAGAGTAAgtaatttttgaagcaaataacttcatttttccttcatttctttGGCGATTGAGCTGATTTTaagattgtttttttatctcTAGAGAAACACTGGAATAGTTCTTGCTTTGTGCTTTATTCCTTTCAATTTCTCCTTTGGTGGAGATTTGTGAACACTCTCACAATCTTTCCATTCAAGGCGGATTCACAGTTTTTTGAACCTCTTCTCCAGGtcactttttttgaatggtGCTAATCATCTATGGGAAGGTCGGAAGAGAAACCTACCTTGGATCCAAGCGATCCTACTGGGCACGGTCTTGACCATACTTTCAACGTTAAAATTGGATGGGCTGTTAGTGCAGTATATTAGGCTAATTACTTCTATCTAAATTTTATTCCTTGATGCAAAGGTCAAGCACCCAATTAGGAATacgtttttatttatgcTTCCAAACTTATCAAACGGACAATATAATAATTCCtttatttgtaaatatgaaGGTAAAATAAGAATTACAAACCGAACTAATTGCTCCAACTATTTAGGTTAGTTCTATTTGGTTTCTTATCTTTCCTCCTCGTCAATTTCCAGTCTTATTTAAGAGTTCATCGTAAGAGTTATTTACTTCTTGATTTAAATTACAATTGAACGCGatcgttttctttcttttttttctgttacTAATCCAATAGACCAACAGCGTTACTTCACAGGTAACCATTCGTTGCATTAGTAGGTGATTGCACGTTTATTTTATGTGAagatattaaaaaaaaggtgaaaaTTACTACTAAAGTTTATAATGAGTCACTTTAAATATACGCACAAAAAGAGgaagcctacagcaccccggattcccatgttgtctccaaccatagtactaacgaggccctcagacgcttaactgcagtgatcggacgggaactggtgttttcgcctaggtgtggccgtagacaaTGATTTACTTTGTAAAAGCAATAAGAGCAGTTCGTCTTGTTGTAGTTGATGTTCTTTAGCGTTGTGTCAACTTGATGTCCTTTAAGATCCAATTCAACTCAGCTctatttttggtttttcacAGCTGAATGGAAgctgttttgtttaattaATAAATGACAAAAGGGCTAAAAACAAGCtaatttctcttttctattgattCACATTGCGCGTAGACGACCAAGTAAAGGTAACGTCGCACAGAATAGAGTTGGAATATGCGAGAACGTTCGttacttttcatcatacaaaagaggaaataGATGATTTTTCTAGAGATATCGCGAATGACGAGTGAAGctatagtaaacaaaaggattcaaggaaaaaaaaaagcagaaaatggcattttcttattcagattgaaaagaaagaactaaAACATGACGTGAGAGATAAATGAAATACACGGAAATTCGTGGAATCCCGGTGGTGGCCAAGTGGCCGCATCTAGAAAGTACTAGGGCTCTAAAGAAGTGATCGAATCATCCTTGTGTTCACTTATAAATAGGAGTGCAGTAGAGGAGATTCAACAacattgacaaaaaagaaatagaatatAAGGATTCTTTGATTGCTATTTATAATCAACAAGCGCTATCTACAATGTCTCTTCAACCTTTCTTCGAGTTGCACCCTTTCCAAGACGTCTTTTCTGACTTTCTGAGTTATTCTCCTCGTGTCCAACGCCAAAATCGTGTTGGCGATTTGTCACCTGCCATTGATGTTCACGAAGGCAAAGATACCGTCGAAGTGGATGTAGAACTTCCTGGTgtcaaaaagcaagacgTTCAAGTTCATTACGACGAAGGAAAACTTACCATTTCTGGTGAATCTGTGAATGAGCGCAAGAGCGAAGGCGACAAgggaaaccaaagatggTCGGAACGTCGCTTTGGTTCCTTTTCCCGAACAATCACCATTCCAAACAAGGTAGATGCCGATCGTATTGAAGCTCAGTTTAACCACGGTATTCTAAGCGTTGTCTTGCCCAAGATCGAGGAATCCCGTTCCAAGAAGCAAATCGCCATTAACTGAATCTGACTGATCAGAGATTACGAACTGAATTGGAATATTATAACGCATACAACTGAATGATGAGTTTACTACCATACGGTTTTATTAATTTGGTATTGGCATTGTTAATGAAGAATAATTTATGAATGAacaaatgaataaaatatatatttaatgaTTTGATAAATGAGACTTTTGTGTATGGTGTAACCATAGAagtgaaaatgaaattgtaattcttttgaatcgTTATATTACGCTGATTCCTGTACTTATAGTTACTGAGCGATGTTTTCGAGATGAATAGAGATGCTTATATGTAGTTATTTTCGAATTACTCTACTGAATGGCTTCCTCTCTTGGTACAACCTAATGGTGAAAGCTTTATAGCTTAAGAGTAGACAAGACGTTTGCCATAGTACgcatttcaaaaaaatcctttacaaatgaatgaagctttactttttgcaaatattGTGTCACTAAAATTTAATACCCACTAGCAACTCAGATAAACATGTCATAAGAAGTTAAGCTAAGAGTCTGAATAGAAGCTActtcaaaaaaccaaatgaGGCAACTACAAAAGAGAGGATATTGCTTTAAGAATTTGACTATGGAAATGAATTCCTTCGATTGAGTATATATTTCCTCATCACGCTCAGGATTGCCTATGTTGATGTGGTAACCCCCGCCAGTAGGCCAGTTGGTAGTATTAGTGGTATAGCAGCCATCTGAGACAGAAACGGTCACAAGggttttggaaaagggaAGATATCTGAAATAGTTGCCAAGATAGATTCctacaatttttttgtctgTATCCGCAAAGTTCCAGCTGATCGT
The nucleotide sequence above comes from Schizosaccharomyces osmophilus chromosome 3, complete sequence. Encoded proteins:
- the mob1 gene encoding Sid2-Mob1 kinase complex regulatory subunit Mob1 is translated as MFGFNNNTAAKTFRIRKPETGTKHYQLRQYAEATLGSGSLMEAVKLPKGEDVNEWIAMNTMDFYTQINMLYGTITEFCTEKTCPQMNAGPNFEYYWQDEKVYVKPTKMNAPDYINTLLEWAQEKLDNKRLFPTEIGVEFPREFKKIVQQVFRRLFRIYAHIYCSHFHVMVALELESYLNTSFKHFVFFCKEFNLLDGKEYAPMEDLVESMV
- a CDS encoding peptidyl-prolyl cis-trans isomerase E, encoding MADRRKATIHLGNLAPGVTENVLYNAFIPFGEIITVALHNKEKADRCFAFLEFESSEDAKEAIANMNYSVLYDRVIRVSPANFALSTEETPVPDSAMITSSGTPPSVSNS
- the met17 gene encoding homocysteine synthase Met17, which encodes MAFDSDHFETLQLHAGQEPDSTTTSRAVPIYATSSYVFRDCEHGGRLFGLQEPGYIYSRMMNPTCDVFEKRIAALEHGVAALCTSSGTSAAYMALTTLAKSGDNIVSTSYLYGGTYNLFKVTLPRIGITTRIIEGDDVEKLAAQIDENTKAIYVESIGNPMYNIPDFERIAKIAHAGGVPLVVDNTFGGGGYLIRPIDHGADIILHSATKWIGGHGTTMGGVIVDSGKFDWRKHAKRFPELTEPHPGYHGLRFVESFGNAAYAYAVRTQALRDVGGNASPFAAFLLIQGLETLSLRMERHVQNAFALANYLDNHPHVQWVSYPGLPSHPSHNLAKKYLKHGYGAVLSFGVKGGPDQSRKVVDSLQLASQLANVGDAKTLVIAPAYTTHLQLTDSEQLSAGVTKDLIRVSVGIEHIDDIIADFAQALDPKTTPLNHS
- the wtf40 gene encoding wtf meiotic driver (syntenic with wtf6 in CBS 15792); the encoded protein is MKNSYTPVSSSEASLKTLNDEKSGSQSPTDGTHPPYSDSYKSINLEMADGSAQESANNTSSDPSETQKFWNHIIRGIAATLAIINNIFFLP